The genomic window GTTTGCAACGTAACGCGACacggcgcacgcacgcgtcaTCACGGCCGGTATAACGCAAAGAGGCGAAGacgcaaacaaaaaagggcagaaaaagcgagaggagacgcgcacgtgcgcttgCACATGTGATTTGCGGCACGCCTctacccccccacacacacacacacatcgccaCCCCTACGCACAGcgacggtgtgtgtgtgcggtgcGCATGTGACAGTACGTGGCGGCGTATTCTCGCTAGACTCTTTATGAAGAATGCAAAAAGGCACGGTGATAGGCAATATGCCTCTGCCCAGTCTCCCCGCTACTGTGGGCAGCATTGTCGTCGcatggtggtggggggagggggggccgCGTCTACATAGGTCGACCagctttctccctccttgaGGGTGACCTTGTTACTTAAGAAGTGTCACCCCGCGCCTGTGCAAATGATCACTCCAGAGCGCGCCCACCTCGCGCTCTTGCCAACCTGAATTAGCAACACTGGAGGAGCTCAtgggaagaagggagggaagagcgagtgagcgaCACGACAGACGGCGACAGCagaacaaaggaaaaggggcaAAAAAGGGCAAAGCAAAACACCGGAGAAAAGTTGCGGCCGCGTCATCGTATGAAGCCCGCCACCATCGGTCGGTGAGCGATGGAAGCGCGAAAcaacacagaaaagaaaagagccaAAGGCGTCAAAAAGGGTCCTACAacgaagagcagagaaagaaggactcaaggggaagagggcgatAGGGGCGCTTCACTAGGTGAGGATGCCCTAACACTCATCACATTCAGGGAAATAAGAGAGCGAGTGCGGTTACGATGTAGGCGGGAGGGAGCGCGTGCATCGTAACCTGCTCGAATCCTCATCAAGAAACGCGAGTAGGTGTGCGCCATGGTGTTGTCAGCTCTAAAAACCAGCTGCGTACCAGCCCTTTCTGCGGTATGGTGGCAACCTTCACCTCCTCATGGCGTGGCTCCTTCAGCGGTAGTCAGTTATGTCAGCTGTCCAACTGCTCTGCGGAATCTTGCGTTCGAACCTACACATACTCGGCATCACGCTCCTCCCGCGTCTGCGGCGCGAGCGTTCTCGGCGGCTCTTTCATCGTTCGAGTGCGGCGCGAACCAGAGGAGGTCGATGAGTATGACAACGTTTGCCTTTCGGAGCACGATGAAGACGAGGTCAAACTCATTTCTTCCCTGTCGCCTGAGCGGCTGTCCACTGCACTGGTGCGCGCTGTGGCACCGGTGATCACCGTCTGCGCCGCCAtgcgctgccggtgcagctGGTTCACATCCTCGAACACCCTCTTATCCTCCAGTACCTGCGTCTCGACTGGCTGCGCCATCTGGGAGAATAGGAGCGCCGCCAGGATGGCGCCGACGACAGGGGCGAGCCAGTAAATCCAGACGGACTTGAGGTTGTTGCACTCGCCGGCGAGACACATGGCCACCTGCAGTCCCGACGCGGCAGCCGGGTTGAAGGCGCCACCAGAAATGTGCCCCACGCTGGCTGAGCCAGCGGAGATCGTCATGCCTACGGCAAAGCCGTAGAAGAAGTTTCCTGACTGGCGGGAGTAGGCACTATTGAGCACAACCAGACACATGGCAAAGGTGAAAACGAGCTCCGAGAAGATACCAGAGGAGACATAGTGGATCGGCACCGACGGTACAAAGATGTCCTTCTTGCCCTGGATTACCATCGCCACGACGCCGGCGGCAAGGCTGGCGGCGAGCTGGCAAAGGATGTAGGCACAGCACTGGGCCAGCTTCATTTGACGCACCAAAAAGACGGTAATGGATACGGCAGGGTTGAGGTGAGAGCCGGAGACGTAGCCAAAGGTAAAAATCATACTCATAAGCATGAAGCCAATGGACAGCGACGTCATGTTGGTGTCCTCAGAGACGTTGAAGATGCTCTCGTTGCGCACGCTCACCAGCGCCAAAGTGAGCACCCACCCAAAGGTGCCAACCAACTCAGCAAAGTACGTTCCAAGCAACGGGTGCAACCGTACCCACTCTGGCACAGCAAGAAAGTCGTAGTGACTCTGCAGCTTGCGGAGAGCCGCCTGCTTCTGGCCGTACAGGCGACCCAGCTCGAACGggtccagctgctcctcgacCACGTGGCCACCCCGCGTTACCGGAACCACTATGGTGTGCTTGAGCGCCGGCACCTCCGTCGGGTCTAAGACGCGAGAACTTCGCACGCTCTCGCGATCGAGTTCAAAGCCGGGATTCTCGCACGCGCCCATGGCAGACGACGCCGCGGCACGAAAAGAGGGCGTATTCCGCTCATCCGTGCTGCCGCCCGCACCACCATCGCGCCACCCCGCAACCCCCGGCGATGGTGACGTCAGAATAGAGGCGGACGAGAGGGGGGCCTGCGCCGGGGGCCAGCGCGCCGCAGATGCAGACGAGGACGCCAACAGGTTGAGGGGAAGTTGGTGGCCGACACTCACATTCTCGACCGCGATGCCCGATACGTGGATCGCGGGTAACCCACCCGCCGCTGGGGCACCAA from Leishmania panamensis strain MHOM/PA/94/PSC-1 chromosome 32 sequence includes these protein-coding regions:
- a CDS encoding aquaporin-like protein (TriTrypDB/GeneDB-style sysID: LpmP.32.2510) yields the protein MGACENPGFELDRESVRSSRVLDPTEVPALKHTIVVPVTRGGHVVEEQLDPFELGRLYGQKQAALRKLQSHYDFLAVPEWVRLHPLLGTYFAELVGTFGWVLTLALVSVRNESIFNVSEDTNMTSLSIGFMLMSMIFTFGYVSGSHLNPAVSITVFLVRQMKLAQCCAYILCQLAASLAAGVVAMVIQGKKDIFVPSVPIHYVSSGIFSELVFTFAMCLVVLNSAYSRQSGNFFYGFAVGMTISAGSASVGHISGGAFNPAAASGLQVAMCLAGECNNLKSVWIYWLAPVVGAILAALLFSQMAQPVETQVLEDKRVFEDVNQLHRQRMAAQTVITGATARTSAVDSRSGDREEMSLTSSSSCSERQTLSYSSTSSGSRRTRTMKEPPRTLAPQTREERDAEYV